Within Amycolatopsis sp. cg5, the genomic segment CGCGGTGGCGGCGACCCGGCCGACCGGTTCGGCGGTGGATCGCAGCAGGTGCGCGGCGTGGTCGAGCCGCCGCCGCAGCACGTAGGCGCCCGGCGGTTCGCCGACCAGCGCGGTGAACCGTCCCGCGAACGCCGAGCGCGACAGCGCGGCGAGCCTGGCCAGCTCGTCGACCGGCCACTCGCGCTCCGGCGCGCGGTGGATCGCGGCGAGCACCGGGCCCAGCACGGGATCCATGGCGGCGGTCAGCCAGCCGGGGTCGGCGTCGCGGCCGGACACCGCAGCCCAGGTCCGCAGCGCGCGGATGAAGAGCAGGTCGAGCAGGCGCGACACCATCACCCGCGAGCCGGGCCGCGGTTCGCCCACTTCGGACACCATCAGCTGCAGACTCAGCGGCAGCCACGGGAGCCCGGCCGCGTCACAGGTGATGACGATCGCGGGCGGGAGCACTCCGAGCAGCGGCGCGGCGACCGGGTTCTCGACCAGGAACTCGCCGGTGACCCACTGGGTGCCCGCGTCGGCCTTGATGACGTGCGCGGCGCCGCGGGCGAGCAGCACCATGCCGCCGTCGGAGATCTCCACGGTCTGGGCGCCCGCGATCTCGACGCGGATGACGCCGTGCTCGACCAGGTGCACCATCCGCGCGCCCTCGGCGAACGCCTGGCGTCCGACGCCGGTGAAGCAGGTGACGTCGCCGCCGTGCAGGTGGATCGCCTGCAGCACATCGGAGAGCGAGTCCTGGTCGGCGTAGGCCGCCGCTGGTGAAACGGCAAAGTTCTCCGGTCGCTGGGCCATGGTTCTTGCTTCATCCTCCTCATAGGTTGCGAGCAGCAGTATCCACTCGATCAAGGAGGCAATCCGCCATGTCCGTCAAGCCGACCGTGGTGCTCGTCCACGGTTTCTGGGGTGGCGCCGCGCACTGGGCGAAGGTCATCGTCGAGCTGCGCGAGCGTGGCTTCGGCTCGCTGCACGCCGTGGAGAACCCGCTCACCTCACTCGCCGACGACGCGGCGCGAACCCGGCAGATGATCCGTCAGGTCGACGGCCCTGTCCTGCTGGTGGGGCATTCCTACGGCGGCGCCGTGATCACCGAGGCCGGCGACCTGCCCAACGTCACGGGCCTGGTCTACGTCGCCGCGTTCGCGCCCGACGCCGGCGAAAGCCTGGCCCAGATCAGCGAAGCGCACCCCGCCGTCGGCGGTGGCAACGTCGCGCCCGACTCCGACGGCTATCTCTGGATCGCGCAGGACAAGTTCGGCGAGAGCTTCTGCCAGGACCTGCCGGAGGACGAGGCGCTGGTCATGGCCGTCACGCAGAAAGCGCCGGTCGGCTCCACGTTCGGCGACACGGTCACCACGCCTGCCTGGCGCACCAAGCCGTCCTGGTACCAGGTGTCCACGGAGGACCGCATGATCCACCCGGACAACCAGCGCCGGATGGCCGCCAGGATGACCACGCGCAAGACGGTCGAACTCGCGGCGAGCCACGCCTCGCTCGCGTCTCAGCCGGTCGCGATCGCCGACCTCATCGAAGAGGCGGCCGGCTAGCCGAACGACGAACGCAGAGCCGGCGCGAGCCGGTGCTGCCACTGCTCGGCGCCACCGGTGATCGAGGGGTACTCGTCGACGAAGTTCGGCCAGTCGACGTTCCAGGCCAGCACCGACTCCGCGGCGCCCGCTTCGGAGACCGTCAGGTGAATCTCGAATTCACCGGCGTACATCAGTTGCTCGGCTGCACCGAGATCGACGGTGGCGGCTTGAGCGAGGACTTCGGGCCGCTCGTCGGGCCGCCGCTGCCGACCGGGATCTGCGGCGCGGTGGTCTTCGGCTCGTTGCCACCCGGGTTCCCACCCTTGTCGTCGCCTTTGTTCGTCAGCAGGATCACGCCGACGACCACGGCCGCGACGACCACGAGTCCGGCGACGATCCAGATCCACTTCTTGCCGCCGCCGCTCTTGCCGCCCTGCTGGAACGAGGCGGCGCTGCTGGCGGGCGCGGGCGGGCGCAGGCGCACGGGGTCACCGGGCGGCGGGCCGTACTGCCCTTGCTGCGGGTGTCCGTACTGCCCGGGAGGCGGGCCGTACCCGGGAGGCGGCCCCTGAGGCTGCCCGTACCCGGGCGGCGGGCCCTGTTGCTGATGGCCGTAGCCGGGCGGCGGGCCCTGCTGGGGCCCCTGCGGTCCCTGGTAGTTGGGCGGCTGCTGTCCATAGGGATTCATTGGTGCCCCCTCTCCCTGTGGTGGTGTCGACGAGGGCGCGCCGGGCGGGCCCGGCGGCTTCTCGGAAGTCGCGAGCTGACCCAGTGCCCGGCGCGCGGCGGCGATGAGCTCGACGCAGCTGGCGTAGCGGTCCTTCGGGTTCTTCGCCATGCCCTTGCGGACGACCTCGTCGATCGCGGGCGGCAGCGCGACCACGCGCGAGACCAGCGGCGGGTCGCCGTTGAGGTGGCCCTTGATGACTGTCGGCACGTCACCCTTGAAGGGCGGGCTGCCGGTGAGGCAGGCGAAGAGCACGCAGGTCAGCGCGTACTGGTCGGTGCGGCCGTCGAGCGGCTCGCCGCGCAGGTGCTCCGGCGCGGCGTAGGTGGGCGAGCCGAGGAAGTCGCCGCCGCGGGTGCGGTGCCCGGTGGCGCCACGCCTGGTCAGGCCGAAGTCGGCGACGTAGACGTGCTCGCGGGAGGACTCGCGGCTGGTCACCAGCACGTTGGCCGGTTTGACGTCGAGATGCACGAGGCCGCGGTTGTGCAGGCTGTCGAGCGCGTCCGCGACCTGATCGAGCAGGCTCAGCGCCCGCACCGGGGCGATCGGGCCGCCGCCGATGGCGCTCGCGAGGTCGGCGCCGTCGACCATCCGCATGGCGATGTACAACATGCCGTCGAGCTCGCCGAAGTCGTAGAGCGGGACGATGTTCGCGTGGTCGATCGCGGAGGTGTTGCGCGCCTCGTCGACGAACCGCTCGCGGAACTCGGCGTCGGCGCCCAGATGCTCGCCGATCACCTTCAGCGCCACCTTGCGCCCCAAGCGCACGTCGGTGGCCTTGTACATCACACTCATGCCGCCCTTGCCGAGCACGCCGTCGATGCGGTAGTTGCCCAGCCGGCGACCGGTGAGGTCCCCCGACACGTCGCCTGTCACGATCGGCACTCTAACGCGCGCCGATCTCCACCCGCTGTCAGACCTTCCGGACGTCAGCGGCTTGGTCGCGCCCGTCGCGGCCGGACTGGACCTCGAACTCGACCCGATCGCCCTCGTCCAGGGTGCGGAACCCGTCGGACTGGATCGCCGAATAGTGGACGAACACGTCGGGCCCCTCGGAGGATTCGATGAATCCGTAGCCCTTTTCGGAGTTGAACCATTTCACGGTGCCTGCGGTCAAGGCATCCTCCTGCGGTGAAAGGAAGTACCGATTCACGCTACCGGCGCTCCGGCGGCTGGCAATCGGCGATTTGCCGCAACGTCACGCCTGGGAAAGCCGCCGATTACGGGCTTGCACGAGCACCGTTCCGGGCCCCGCGAAGTCCAATGCCAGCCCTTCTCCGGTGGCCACCGACTGCGGGCCGGACGGGTCGACCGCGCGCAGCCTGCATTGCACCGAATCGGGGTACGCGAGCAGGTAGTCGGGCCGGACGGTGACCAGCTCGCCCGGTTCGAGCGCGAACGCGTCGACCGGGCCCGCCGCCGACAGCACCAGCGGGCCGACCCCGGAGTAGTGGTCGAGGAAGCCGTTGTCGGCGCCGAACAGCTTGCCGTGCGCCTGCCAGTTCTGGTCGTGGCGCAGTGTCGACGGCCGCGCGAGCACCGCGCCCTTGCGCACCGACCAGCCGACCTGGCCGTCGAACTCCAGCGGGTAGACGTCACCGGCCACGGCAGGCGCCAGGTCGAGCCAGCCGCCCTCGGCGGGCGCGTTGAAGACCGACGGCAGGCCTTTGCCGTGCGAGCGGACCCCGCCGCGCGCGGGCGGGGTCTCGGAGACGCCGAAGCTGCTGGCGACCATCGCGTCGGCATTGGCCTGGACGGCCTCGCCCGGCGAGAGCAGGATGCGCGCGACCCCGAAGTGCGGGGTGTGCCTGGTGTGGACCCGCATGGTCTACCGCGCGGGCACCTGAGCGATGACCCACGCCGAGAGCGCCGACGGGTTGCGGGTCTGGGTGAGCACGGTTCCGGGGCCCGCGAAGTCGAAGACCAGGCCTTCACCGCTCTTCATCGACTGGATGATGCCCTGGGTGACCTTGCGGATCTGGTACTGCACGGTGTCGGCGAACGCGACGATGTGCCCGGTGTCGATGGTGACGACCTCGCCCGGCTGCAGCGTCACGGCCTCGAGCGCGCCGTAGCAGGCCACGACCAGCGGGCCCTGTCCCGTCGCGTGGGTGAGGAAGCCGCCCTCGCCGCCGACGAGGTTCTTCAGCCCGCCCCACTTGGTCTCGGTGTGCACGCCGTGCGAGGACGCGATCCACGAGCCCTTGGTCACGCACCAGCCGGTGCGGCCGTCGAGGTTGAGCACCTGCATGTCGCCCGGCAGGTTCGCGGCGACGTCGACCCAGCCGCCGTTCTGCGGCGCGGTGAAGGTGGAGATGAAGAAGGACTCGCCGGAGAGGAACGCCCGGCCGAGGCCCTTCATGATCCCGCCCTGTGCCTGCGACTGGACCGCCACGCCGTAGCTCGTCGCCATCATCGCGCCCGACTCGACCTGGGCGGGTTCGCCGGGCGCGAGCACCAGTCTGGCGACGGCGAACGAGGGCTGATGACGGATCTGAACCTGCATGACTTCTCCCCATAGACGAGCCGTGTGGCGGGGAGAGTCTCGCATGAGGCCCCGCTAGGGGCAGGATGGTCCGTGTGATCTCCGTCGACGAGCATCGTGAGAACGTGACCAAGCTGCTCGGCAGCGCGCCGGTACGCGAACTGCCGCTGGTGGACTGCGCCGGGCTGGTGCTCGCAGAGGACGTGCTGGCGGGCGTTTCGCTGCCGCCGTTCGACAACTCCGCGATGGACGGGTACGCCGTGCGCGCCGCCGACGTCGCGGGCGCGCCGGTCGAGCTACCGGTCACCGGGGACATCCCGGCAGGCCTGGTCGACGTCCCGCCGCTCGCGCCGGGCACCACGCAGCGGATCATGACCGGCGCGCCGATGCCGCCCGGCGCGGACGCCGTGGTGATGGTCGAGAAGACCGACGGCGGCACGGAACGCGTGCGGCTCCTCGAAGCCGTGCCGGTGGACAACCACGTCCGCCATGTCGGTGAGGACGTGCACGAGGGCACGGTCGCGCTGCCCGCGGGCACCAGGCTCGGACCCGCTCAGCTCGGGCTCGCCTCGGCCGTCGGCAAGGACCGGCTGCGGGTGCGCGCGCCGCTGCGCGTGATCGTCGCGTCGACCGGGACCGAGCTGGTCGTCCCGCCGGAACCGTTGCGGTACGGGCAGATCTACGAGTCGAACGCGGTGATGCTGGCCGCCGCGATCCGCGCGCTCGGCTGCGAGGTCGAGATCGTGCGCAGTGTCGCCGACGACGTGACCGCGTTCCGCGCCGCGATCGAGCCGAAGCTGCGCGACGCCGACCTGCTGGTGACCTCCGGCGGGGTCAGCGCGGGCGCGTACGAGGTCGTGAAGGACGCGCTGACCGACTCCGGCGTCGAGTTCACCAAGGTCGCGATGCAGCCGGGCGGCCCGCAGGGCTGCGGACGCTGGCACGGGGTTCCCGTGGTGACGTTGCCGGGGAACCCCGTGAGCGTGCTGGTGTCGTTCGAAGCCTTCCTGCGCCCGGCATTGCTGACCGCGCTGGGCCACACCGGCGTGCACCGGCTGCGCGTGCGCGCGAACCTCACCGAGGCGATGAAGTCACCGGCCGGGCGCCGCCAGTTCCGCCGCGGTTTCTACACCCACAAGGAAGGCCAGGTCACCGGCCTGGTCGGGCCGCGCGGCGGCGCTGGCTCGCACCTGCTCGCCGCGTTCACCCAGTCGAACTGCCTGATCGTGCTGCCCGAAGACGTCACCGCTGTGGCTGAAGGCGATGAGGTGGACGTGCTGCTGATCTGCTAGGAAAATCCCGCTCTTTCCACAGTGGACAGACGACGAGCACGGCGACGAGTTGCAGCGGCGCCATGACCCACATGGTCGGCCGCACCCCGAGCCACTGCCCCAGTGCACCGCCGAGCAGCGCGCCCAGCGCGATGCCGCCGTAGCTGAGTGTCGCGATGCTCGTGGTGATCCGGCCGAACAGCTCCGGCGGGCAGTACCGCTGCCGGAAGGTCACCGTGAGGATGTTGGACACCAGCAGCCCCATGCTGATCGCGACCCCGGCGATCACGAAGGTCACCAGCCCGAACGGCCCGATGAGCAACAGCAGCGCGGCGACGGCCTCGGCGATGAGGAACGCCCGCGCGGTGCCGATCCGGGCGCTGACCCAGCCCGCGATGCCCGCGCCCGCCACGCCGCCGAGCGCCGACACGGCCAGCGCCAGCCCGACCATGCCGGGACTCAAGCCGAGATCACGGCTCAGGAACACGATCTGGATCGCCTGATATCCCTCGAGCGCGACATTCGAAATGGCGGCGAAGACCGCCAGCCGCCGCAGGTACGGATCGTGCGCCAGGAACCGCACGCCGTCCGCGATCTCCGCGCGCAGCCGCCGCTCGCTCCTTTTTGGACGGTCCTCTTCGGTCTTGATGAACCGCAGTGACAGCGCGGAAACACCGAAGCTCACCGCGTCGACGAGCAGACCGGCGACCGCGCCGAACGCCTGTGCCAGCACGCCACCCAGGCCGGGACCCGCGACCTGCACGGCCGATTCGCTGCCCTGCAGCCTGGCGTTCGCGCCGAGCAACTGTCCATCGTGGACGATCAGCGGCACGTAGGCCCGGTAGGCGGTCGTGAAGAAGACCTTCGTCACCCCGCCGAGCAGCGCGACCACCAGCAACTGGGCCACACTGAGCACGCCGAGCCAGGCGGCGACCGGGATGCTGACGAACACCACCATCGAGATGACGTTGCAGGCCATCATGACCGGGCGTTTGCGCCACCGGTCCACCCACGCGCCCGCCGGCAGCCCGACGAGAAACCACGGCAGCCACGCGATCGCGCTCAGCAGGCCGACGACGAAAGTGCCGGCCTGCAACGTGACCACGGCGACCAGCGGCAGCGCGACCGCTGCGACGTTGCTCCCGAGCAGGCTGATCGTCTCGCCGGCCCACAACAGCCGGAAGTCCCTCATGGCTTGCCCGGCATGCCGCGCGCGAACAGGAAGACGGGTTCTCGCTCCTGGCCGTCGTCGGGCAGTTCACGGTTGGCCCAGCCGCTGATCAGCGCGGTGATCTGGTCCTTGATCTCGCCGAGCTCCGCCGGGGTGAGCCAGGCCCAGGCGTTCGAGTCGAACGAGGCCTCTTCCCACTCGGGCGCGTAGCTCTGCCAGTTGGCGAGCCAGGCGCGC encodes:
- a CDS encoding TIGR00266 family protein; the protein is MQVQIRHQPSFAVARLVLAPGEPAQVESGAMMATSYGVAVQSQAQGGIMKGLGRAFLSGESFFISTFTAPQNGGWVDVAANLPGDMQVLNLDGRTGWCVTKGSWIASSHGVHTETKWGGLKNLVGGEGGFLTHATGQGPLVVACYGALEAVTLQPGEVVTIDTGHIVAFADTVQYQIRKVTQGIIQSMKSGEGLVFDFAGPGTVLTQTRNPSALSAWVIAQVPAR
- a CDS encoding cupin domain-containing protein, which produces MAQRPENFAVSPAAAYADQDSLSDVLQAIHLHGGDVTCFTGVGRQAFAEGARMVHLVEHGVIRVEIAGAQTVEISDGGMVLLARGAAHVIKADAGTQWVTGEFLVENPVAAPLLGVLPPAIVITCDAAGLPWLPLSLQLMVSEVGEPRPGSRVMVSRLLDLLFIRALRTWAAVSGRDADPGWLTAAMDPVLGPVLAAIHRAPEREWPVDELARLAALSRSAFAGRFTALVGEPPGAYVLRRRLDHAAHLLRSTAEPVGRVAATAGYTSEAAFTRAFARAYGAAPRAWRRAR
- a CDS encoding AIM24 family protein, with translation MRVHTRHTPHFGVARILLSPGEAVQANADAMVASSFGVSETPPARGGVRSHGKGLPSVFNAPAEGGWLDLAPAVAGDVYPLEFDGQVGWSVRKGAVLARPSTLRHDQNWQAHGKLFGADNGFLDHYSGVGPLVLSAAGPVDAFALEPGELVTVRPDYLLAYPDSVQCRLRAVDPSGPQSVATGEGLALDFAGPGTVLVQARNRRLSQA
- the glp gene encoding gephyrin-like molybdotransferase Glp, producing the protein MISVDEHRENVTKLLGSAPVRELPLVDCAGLVLAEDVLAGVSLPPFDNSAMDGYAVRAADVAGAPVELPVTGDIPAGLVDVPPLAPGTTQRIMTGAPMPPGADAVVMVEKTDGGTERVRLLEAVPVDNHVRHVGEDVHEGTVALPAGTRLGPAQLGLASAVGKDRLRVRAPLRVIVASTGTELVVPPEPLRYGQIYESNAVMLAAAIRALGCEVEIVRSVADDVTAFRAAIEPKLRDADLLVTSGGVSAGAYEVVKDALTDSGVEFTKVAMQPGGPQGCGRWHGVPVVTLPGNPVSVLVSFEAFLRPALLTALGHTGVHRLRVRANLTEAMKSPAGRRQFRRGFYTHKEGQVTGLVGPRGGAGSHLLAAFTQSNCLIVLPEDVTAVAEGDEVDVLLIC
- a CDS encoding serine/threonine-protein kinase; protein product: MTGDVSGDLTGRRLGNYRIDGVLGKGGMSVMYKATDVRLGRKVALKVIGEHLGADAEFRERFVDEARNTSAIDHANIVPLYDFGELDGMLYIAMRMVDGADLASAIGGGPIAPVRALSLLDQVADALDSLHNRGLVHLDVKPANVLVTSRESSREHVYVADFGLTRRGATGHRTRGGDFLGSPTYAAPEHLRGEPLDGRTDQYALTCVLFACLTGSPPFKGDVPTVIKGHLNGDPPLVSRVVALPPAIDEVVRKGMAKNPKDRYASCVELIAAARRALGQLATSEKPPGPPGAPSSTPPQGEGAPMNPYGQQPPNYQGPQGPQQGPPPGYGHQQQGPPPGYGQPQGPPPGYGPPPGQYGHPQQGQYGPPPGDPVRLRPPAPASSAASFQQGGKSGGGKKWIWIVAGLVVVAAVVVGVILLTNKGDDKGGNPGGNEPKTTAPQIPVGSGGPTSGPKSSLKPPPSISVQPSN
- a CDS encoding MFS transporter translates to MRDFRLLWAGETISLLGSNVAAVALPLVAVVTLQAGTFVVGLLSAIAWLPWFLVGLPAGAWVDRWRKRPVMMACNVISMVVFVSIPVAAWLGVLSVAQLLVVALLGGVTKVFFTTAYRAYVPLIVHDGQLLGANARLQGSESAVQVAGPGLGGVLAQAFGAVAGLLVDAVSFGVSALSLRFIKTEEDRPKRSERRLRAEIADGVRFLAHDPYLRRLAVFAAISNVALEGYQAIQIVFLSRDLGLSPGMVGLALAVSALGGVAGAGIAGWVSARIGTARAFLIAEAVAALLLLIGPFGLVTFVIAGVAISMGLLVSNILTVTFRQRYCPPELFGRITTSIATLSYGGIALGALLGGALGQWLGVRPTMWVMAPLQLVAVLVVCPLWKERDFPSRSAARPPHRLQPQR
- a CDS encoding alpha/beta hydrolase, giving the protein MSVKPTVVLVHGFWGGAAHWAKVIVELRERGFGSLHAVENPLTSLADDAARTRQMIRQVDGPVLLVGHSYGGAVITEAGDLPNVTGLVYVAAFAPDAGESLAQISEAHPAVGGGNVAPDSDGYLWIAQDKFGESFCQDLPEDEALVMAVTQKAPVGSTFGDTVTTPAWRTKPSWYQVSTEDRMIHPDNQRRMAARMTTRKTVELAASHASLASQPVAIADLIEEAAG
- a CDS encoding cold-shock protein translates to MTAGTVKWFNSEKGYGFIESSEGPDVFVHYSAIQSDGFRTLDEGDRVEFEVQSGRDGRDQAADVRKV